CGCCACCGGACCGCGTTCACGATTACGCTGCTGAATCAGTTTCACCATGCGTTGAAACTCGGGGTCAACCGGTTCACCGTGGTTCATCATCCAGTTGAACAAATCCGGATCATCGCTTTTTAGCAGCGCGACGAATACCTGCTTATCGGCGTCGGTCAGCGAATCATACTCATATTTGAAAAACGGCATGATGGCGATGTCCAGCTCCAGCATGCCACGACGGCACGCCCATTGGACGCGGGCTTTGTCATGAATATCCATGTCTCTTATTCCACAGCGGCAAACAATGGCGCTCAGTGTACCTGCTTTTTTTCGCAGGTGCAGGCGTCACTGTGCTGGCTGTGCAGCAACGCGCAAAACCCTTTTACACAATGCAGGGTTATCACGCGATTTGTGCGTCAGGTTCCGCAAACAGGTTGCAATGCCGCGCTGCTCTTTTAACATGGAAACATTGTCTACGGATGAACCCATTAATCAGGAAAAACCCATGCCCATATTTACCCTTCCCCCTCGTCAGCCGACTGCATCGTCTCGTCTGCCTTTAACCCTGATGTCACTCGATGAGTGGGCGCTGGTTGCGGTGCAGGGCAAAGACAGTACCTCGTATTTGCAAGGCCAACTGACGCTGGATGTGGCCGCGCTGGATGCGGCACAGCATCGTCCGGCGGCGCACTGCGATGCCAAAGGGAAAATGTGGAGTAGCCTGCGTCTGTTCCATCGCGGCGAAGGTTATGGCTACCTGGTACGACGTAATCTGCGCGATACCCAGCTCACCGAACTGAAAAAATACGCGGTGTTCGCGAAGGTGACCATTGCCGCTGATGATGATGCCGTGTTGCTGGGCGTGGCCGGTTTCCAGGCACGAACCGCGCTGGCAGGTCTGTTCCCGCTGCTGCCGGATGCCACAACGCCGGTGGTACAACAGGACAACACCACCCTGCTGTGGTTTGCACAACCGGCTGAACGCTTCCTGCTGGTCACCACGCGGGATCAGGCTGAAGCACTGAAGGATAAACTGACCGGCGATGCCCAGTTCAACGACAGCATGCAGTGGCTGGCACTGGATATTGAAGCCGGTATCCCGGTGATCGACAGCGCCACCAGCGCCCAGTTGATCCCACAGGCCACCAACCTGCAAGCACTGGATGCCATTAGCTTTAAAAAAGGCTGCTACACCGGTCAGGAGATGGTGGCACGTGCGAAATTCCGTGGTGCCAACAAACGCGCGCTGTATTGGCTGGCGGGCCAGGCCAGCCATTTGCCCCAGGCCGATGGTTCGCTGGAATTACAGATGGGCGACAGGTGGCGTCGCACGGGGACGGTGCTGACCGCCGTGCAACTGGATGACGGCGAGGTGTGGATTCAGGTGGTGATGAATAACGATCTGGAACCGGATAGCGTGCTGCGGGTTGAGAGTGATGAGGGGGGCAAGCTGACCATTCAGCCACTGCCCTATTCTCTCGAAGATTAATATCGGTTCCGTCGTGGCGCGATTAATCGCGCCGCTACATTACATAGAAATAAATAGCGCAGAAGTGGCAAACGCTGCCACCCAGCACAAACGCGTGCCAGATCGCATGATTGTAGGGAATGCGCCGCGCGACATAGAAGATCACGCCTAACGAGTAAACAATCCCCCCCGCCGCCAGCAACCAGACACCACCCGCAGACAATTTCGTTGCCAGCTGATAAATCACCACCAGCGACAGCCAACCCATGCTGAGGTAGGTCACCAGCGAGAGTACCTTGAAACGGTGGGCGATGGTCAGCTTAAAGATGATACCTGCCAGCGCCAGGCTCCAGATGACAATCATCAGCCCTTTTGCCAGCGACGATTTCAGTCCCACCAGCAGGAATGGCGTGTAAGTGCCCGCAATCAGTAAGTAGATGGCGCAGTGGTCAAATTTCTTCAACCAGTATTTGGCTTTTTGGTGTGGTATGGCGTGATAAAGGGTCGATGCCAGGAACAGCAGAATCATACTGCCGCCATACAAACTGTAGCTGGTAATTGCCGTGACATCCGCCTGCATTTCAACAGCTTGCGTCAGCAACAACACCAATCCAATAATACCAAACAGGCAGCCCACTCCGTGGCTGATGCTGTTGGCTATCTCCTCTGCCAGCGAATAACCCTGGACGATAAGACGGTTCTGTACCATGAGTGTGCGTCCCGCAAAACGAAGAAACTGACTGTGCTTTTTCTGTGCACCAGAGTAACCAGAATTAATTTCAGTGTACACATGTACGCTTAAATTAAACTGTGAATCAGTGTTACAACCAGCATGATCAGACAACGGGAAAGTTGCAGGAAGATGACATGCAGCGGCGCGCTACCTCGCACCACTGCGGTTCGGAGAAATGATCGGTTAGCGCCCGCCCGCCGCATCAATCGTGGTGCCGGTGATATAGGAGGCGGCATCGCTGGTCAGCCAGAGGATCGCTTCGGCGATCTCCTGCGGTTGCCCGCCACGCCCCATCGGGATGACGCTGGCAAGACGATCCACCCTGCCGGGTTCACCGCCGTCAGCATGCATGTCGGTATAAATAAATCCCGGACGGACACCGTTAACGCGAATCCCCTGCGCGGCAACTTCCAGCGATAAGCCCCGGGTAAGGGTATCCATCGCCCCTTTAGACGCGGCGTAATCCACATATTCCCCGGGCGCGCCGGTTCTGGCCGCCGCAGATGACACGTTGACGATGGCACCACCACTGCCGCCGTGATGCGTTCCCATGCGCTTCACCGCTTCACGGCAGCACAGGAAAGTGCCGGTGACGTTGGTAGCAAACACGCGCTGGATACGCTCTGCTGTCAGCGCTTCGGTCCGGCACTGCTGATACAGAATGCCCGCATTGTTGACCAATACTTTCAGCGGCGCCTCGTAGCGGTCAAGTTGCTGAAACATCCGTAGCACCTGGGCTTCATCAGCGATATCCGCCTGCACCGTGAACGCCTTGCCACCCTGTGCTGCGATGGCTGCCACCACCTGTTGCGCGTCCGCTTCACGCTGGCGGTAATTCACCGCCACGCAATAGCCTGCCTGCGCCAGTAATAACGCCGTCGCACGCCCAATACCGCGACTCGCGCCTGTGACTAATGCCAGCTGCATTTTACCTCCAAAGAAAAAGGCCGGTTTCCCGGCCTTCGATAACATGTGCTTCAGTGTAGCTTATGCATACTCACTCATGGGTACGCAGCTGCAGAACAGGTTGCGATCGCCAAACACATCATCCAGACGTTTTACCGTCGGCCAGTATTTGTTAGCGCTGCCTGCCGGGAACACCGCCAGCTCGCGGCTGTATGGATGCGCCCACTCACCGACGATCTCCATCTGGGTATGCGGGGCATTGACCAGCGGGTTGTCTTCTGCCGGCCATTCACCATCAGCCACCCGATCGATTTCCATACGGATCGCCAGCATCGCATCGATAAAGCGATCCAGTTCGATTTTGCTCTCGGATTCCGTTGGTTCCACCATCAACGTACCCGCCACCGGGAACGACATGGTTGGTGCATGGAAACCGTAGTCGATCAAACGTTTAGCGATATCCATTTCGCTGATACCGGTTTGTTCTTTCAGCGGACGAATATCCAGAATACATTCGTGCGCCACGCGACCATCGCGGCCGGTATAGAGAATCGGATAGGCTGACTGCAAACGACTGGCGATATAGTTGGCATTAAGAATCGCCACCGAACTCGCCTGCTTCAGCCCTTCGGCACCCATCATGCGGATGTACATCCAGCTGATCGGCAGAATCGAGGCGCTGCCGAATGGCGCGGCAGAAACCGCACCTTGCTGCGTCAGCACACCGTCAATCTGTACTACGCTATGGCCCGGAACAAACGGTGCCAGATGCGCTTTCACGCCGATAGGTCCCATACCTGGGCCACCGCCGCCGTGCGGAATGCAGAAGGTTTTATGCAGGTTAAGATGCGAAACATCCGCGCCGATATAGCCTGGCGTGGTGATCCCCACCTGAGCGTTCATATTGGCACCATCAAGATAAACCTGGCCGCCGTGCTGATGCACGATCTGGCACACTTCACGGATGGTCTCTTCATACACACCATGCGTTGACGGATAAGTCACCATGATGCAGGAGAGTTTATCGCCCGACTGCGCCGCTTTTTCGCGCAGATCGCCGAGGTCGATGTTGCCCTGTTTGTCACAGGCCACCACCACCACCGACATCCCTGCCATCTGTGCCGATGCCGGGTTGGTGCCGTGTGCAGAGCTGGGGATCAGACAGATATGGCGATCGCCCTGGTTACGGCTTTCGTGGTAGCGGCGAATCGCCAGCAGGCCCGCATATTCACCCTGTGCACCCGAGTTCGGCTGCATGCACAGCGCGTCGTAGCCGGTCAGCTGTACCAGCCACTGTGACAACTGGCCAATCATTTGCAGATAACCCGAAGCCTGTTCTGCCGGGCAGAACGGGTGCAGTTCAGCGAATTCCGGCCAGGTGATCGGAATCATTTCCGCTGCCGCATTCAGTTTCATGGTGCAGGAACCCAGCGGGATCATCGCCTGGTTCAGCGCCAGATCCTTTTTCTCCAGGCTGTGCATATAACGCATCATCTCAGTTTCGCTGTGATGACGGTTGAATACCGGGTGTTCGAGGATGGCGCTCTGACGTTGCTGCCCCGCCGGAATGCCACTGTTTTCTGCCGCTACGACGCTGTCCAGCGCATCAATGTCGAGACCATGCGCATCGCCAAGCAGAATGGCGAACAGCGCCTGAATGTCTTCACGGCGAGTGGTTTCATCCAGCGTGATGCCCACCGCGTTATGGATGTCGCTGCGCAGGTTCACCCCGAAGCTCAGTGCACGGTTCAGCACCGCCGCTTTGTCTGCCACCTCGACAGTCAGGGTATCGAACCAGCTATTGTGACGCAGTTTCAGACCGCCATTTTGCAGTCCGGTCGCCAGGATACTGGTCAGACGGTGGATACGTGACGCAATACGCTTCAGGCCAGCCGGTCCGTGATAGACCGCATAGAAGCCCGCGATGTTCGCCAGCAGCACCTGTGACGTACAGATGTTGGAGTTGGCTTTCTCACGGCGGATATGCTGTTCACGGGTTTGCATCGCCATACGCAGCGCGGTGTTACCGGCAGCATCACGCGAAACACCAATAATACGTCCCGGCATGGAGCGTTTGTGCTCGTCACGGCTGGCAAAAAATGCCGCGTGCGGTCCGCCGTAGCCCATCGGCACGCCGAAACGC
The DNA window shown above is from Pantoea sp. At-9b and carries:
- the gcvP gene encoding aminomethyl-transferring glycine dehydrogenase, translated to MTQTLSQLEHNGAFIERHIGPTPEQQATMLEAIGASSLESLIGSIVPADIQLPGPPAVGDAATEQQALAELKAIASQNQRYKSWIGMGYTAVITPPVILRNMLENPGWYTAYTPYQPEVSQGRLEALLNFQTLTLDLTGLDIASASLLDEATAAAEAMAMAKRVSKLKNANKFFIADDIHPQTLDVVRTRAETFGFELIIDNPAKALDHDDLFGVLLQQAGTTGEVHDYRSLIAELKSRKVVVSVASDFMALVQLEAPGKQGADIVFGSAQRFGVPMGYGGPHAAFFASRDEHKRSMPGRIIGVSRDAAGNTALRMAMQTREQHIRREKANSNICTSQVLLANIAGFYAVYHGPAGLKRIASRIHRLTSILATGLQNGGLKLRHNSWFDTLTVEVADKAAVLNRALSFGVNLRSDIHNAVGITLDETTRREDIQALFAILLGDAHGLDIDALDSVVAAENSGIPAGQQRQSAILEHPVFNRHHSETEMMRYMHSLEKKDLALNQAMIPLGSCTMKLNAAAEMIPITWPEFAELHPFCPAEQASGYLQMIGQLSQWLVQLTGYDALCMQPNSGAQGEYAGLLAIRRYHESRNQGDRHICLIPSSAHGTNPASAQMAGMSVVVVACDKQGNIDLGDLREKAAQSGDKLSCIMVTYPSTHGVYEETIREVCQIVHQHGGQVYLDGANMNAQVGITTPGYIGADVSHLNLHKTFCIPHGGGGPGMGPIGVKAHLAPFVPGHSVVQIDGVLTQQGAVSAAPFGSASILPISWMYIRMMGAEGLKQASSVAILNANYIASRLQSAYPILYTGRDGRVAHECILDIRPLKEQTGISEMDIAKRLIDYGFHAPTMSFPVAGTLMVEPTESESKIELDRFIDAMLAIRMEIDRVADGEWPAEDNPLVNAPHTQMEIVGEWAHPYSRELAVFPAGSANKYWPTVKRLDDVFGDRNLFCSCVPMSEYA
- a CDS encoding hemolysin III family protein, encoding MVQNRLIVQGYSLAEEIANSISHGVGCLFGIIGLVLLLTQAVEMQADVTAITSYSLYGGSMILLFLASTLYHAIPHQKAKYWLKKFDHCAIYLLIAGTYTPFLLVGLKSSLAKGLMIVIWSLALAGIIFKLTIAHRFKVLSLVTYLSMGWLSLVVIYQLATKLSAGGVWLLAAGGIVYSLGVIFYVARRIPYNHAIWHAFVLGGSVCHFCAIYFYVM
- the ygfZ gene encoding tRNA-modifying protein YgfZ, with translation MPIFTLPPRQPTASSRLPLTLMSLDEWALVAVQGKDSTSYLQGQLTLDVAALDAAQHRPAAHCDAKGKMWSSLRLFHRGEGYGYLVRRNLRDTQLTELKKYAVFAKVTIAADDDAVLLGVAGFQARTALAGLFPLLPDATTPVVQQDNTTLLWFAQPAERFLLVTTRDQAEALKDKLTGDAQFNDSMQWLALDIEAGIPVIDSATSAQLIPQATNLQALDAISFKKGCYTGQEMVARAKFRGANKRALYWLAGQASHLPQADGSLELQMGDRWRRTGTVLTAVQLDDGEVWIQVVMNNDLEPDSVLRVESDEGGKLTIQPLPYSLED
- a CDS encoding SDR family oxidoreductase, encoding MQLALVTGASRGIGRATALLLAQAGYCVAVNYRQREADAQQVVAAIAAQGGKAFTVQADIADEAQVLRMFQQLDRYEAPLKVLVNNAGILYQQCRTEALTAERIQRVFATNVTGTFLCCREAVKRMGTHHGGSGGAIVNVSSAAARTGAPGEYVDYAASKGAMDTLTRGLSLEVAAQGIRVNGVRPGFIYTDMHADGGEPGRVDRLASVIPMGRGGQPQEIAEAILWLTSDAASYITGTTIDAAGGR
- the sdhE gene encoding FAD assembly factor SdhE, with the translated sequence MDIHDKARVQWACRRGMLELDIAIMPFFKYEYDSLTDADKQVFVALLKSDDPDLFNWMMNHGEPVDPEFQRMVKLIQQRNRERGPVAM